A window of Amphiprion ocellaris isolate individual 3 ecotype Okinawa chromosome 12, ASM2253959v1, whole genome shotgun sequence contains these coding sequences:
- the adat2 gene encoding tRNA-specific adenosine deaminase 2: protein MGPEDCEAESLQSFFPSDEDIDKWMSSAFDMAREALENGEVPVGCLMVYKDEVVGKGRNEVNETKNATRHAEMVAVDQVLDWCRCSGLDVRSVFERTVLYVTVEPCIMCAAALRLINLPVVVYGCRNERFGGCGSVLDVSSANLPQTGTTFKCVSGHRAEEAVEMLKTFYKQENPNAPKPKTRKD, encoded by the exons ATGGGACCAGAGGACTGTGAAGCTGAGTCTTTGCAGAGTTTCTTTCCGAGTGACGAGGATATTGATAAATGGATGTCCAGCGCTTTCGACATG GCCAGAGAAGCTCTGGAGAATGGAGAGGTGCCTGTCGGATGTCTGATGGTCTACAAAGATGAAGTCGTGGGGAAGGGAAGGAATGAAGTCAACGAGACGAAAAAT GCGACTCGGCACGCTGAGATGGTTGCTGTGGACCAGGTCCTGGACTGGTGTCGCTGCAGCGGTCTGGATGTGAGGAGTGTGTTTGAACGGACGGTCCTGTACGTCACCGTGGAGCCGTGCATCATGTGTGCTGCAGCTCTGCGGCTGATCA ATCTCCCGGTGGTCGTGTATGGCTGCAGGAACGAGCGCTTCGGAGGCTGCGGTTCAGTTCTGGACGTCTCGTCTGCAAACTTACCTCAGACTGGGACCACATTCAAG TGTGTTTCAGGTCACCGAGCAGAAGAAGCTGTGGAAATGCTGAAGACTTTCTACAAACAGGAGAATCCTAATG CCCCAAAACCAAAGACAAGGAAGGACTGA